Proteins found in one Scomber scombrus chromosome 15, fScoSco1.1, whole genome shotgun sequence genomic segment:
- the arid6 gene encoding AT-rich interaction domain 6, translated as MAHGEIQDGRTKERVEEIQEEQFLKDLYLFMKKRDSPIERIPHLGFKQIDLFVMYTTVRDLGGYHQVTAQQLWKQIYNTLGGNPRSTSAATCTRRHYEKLLLPYECHMKGILLNVLPQQQPKHFHYPSYGKEDDDGQRPAKRKLLSIPLHQNPHNYQSEPHGSTFTLPLHRPHYYHPSHTILSPYVPIPPSVLTSHNPPAPHPQFAFHPSHPNPTERIKEPLEQLRFLAEQYKTSSGLAEPLNLSVKASSRETNSNPTSSFTAPSSSKNPKFLNKPSPLYTLLHPRVVRSEACETQDGVEDYAVDLNSKTASSSPAHDSAPVLKTDESTSPISPEPSSPKTDFTIQPTEEPEGSPDSRRLSLSHMLPRPPQQNGGKMEIEIPLSVFHNWLRLCGPSAMMQGSKHPLHPLSQDQHSGQRHCSNTDILPNNMTFHMKAQHHERSAAIEDLRLKPRNAPSPTLTNQTSGNHHNASQNHFTSYKPLNSILKNAASRDVYPDEQDIHKSCGSKPPNCWNAYDKESQAHKIQVKNDSSPPTVVQDLTVTKSYNEDTNQGGKEKSEMGSSALLMVNSNSLLRLTNEEVMKLKKIISNSS; from the exons ATGGCACACGGAGAGATCCAAGACGGGAGAACCAAAGAGCGGGTGGAGGAGATCCAAGAGGAGCAGTTCCTTAAAGATCTCTACCTTTTCATGAAGAAGAGAGATTCACCCATAGAGAGAATCCCACATCTGGGCTTCAAACAAa ttGATTTATTTGTTATGTACACGACTGTCAGAGACTTGGGCGGCTACCACCAG GTGACTGCTCAGCAGCTATGGAAGCAAATTTACAACACACTCGGAGGAAATCCTCGAAGCACGAGCGCAGCCACCTGCACCCGCAGACACTATGAGAA gctgctgctgccatACGAATGCCACATGAAAGGCATATTACTTAATGTCTTGCCTCAGCAACAACCCAAGCACTTCCACTATCCCAGCTACGGcaaagaagatgatgatggccAGAGACCAGCCAAACGCAAACTGTTATCAATACCGCTGCACCAG AATCCTCACAACTACCAGTCAGAGCCACATGGGAGCACCTTCACCCTGCCACTCCACCGTCCTCACTACTATCACCCAAGCCACACAATTCTGTCCCCTTATGTCCCGATCCCCCCCTCAGTTTTGACATCACACAACCCTCCTGCCCCCCATCCCCAATTTGCCTTCCATCCATCTCACCCAAACCCAACAGAGAGGATTAAGGAGCCTCTGGAGCAATTACGCTTCTTGGCAGAGCAATACAAGACCTCGTCTGGACTGGCTGAGCCTCTGAACCTCAGCGTTAAAGCATCAAGCCGAGAGACTAACAGCAACCCCACCTCTTCATTCACCGCGCCTTCATCCAGCAAGAACCCAAAGTTTTTGAACAAACCCTCCCCTCTGTACACTCTCCTTCACCCACGGGTGGTGAGAAGTGAGGCATGTGAGACACAAGATGGTGTGGAGGATTATGCTGTCGATCTCAATTCCAAAACGGCCTCAAGCAGCCCCGCACATGACTCTGCTCCAGTACTGAAAACAGACGAGAGCACCTCTCCAATATCACCAGAACCCAGCTCTCCAAAAACAGACTTTACAATCCAGCCAACGGAAGAACCAGAGGGGAGTCCAGATTCGAGGAGGCTCAGTCTCAGCCACATGCTGCCCAGGCCTCCTCAACAGAACGGAGGCAAGATGGAAATTGAGATTCCCCTGTCTGTGTTTCATAACTGGCTCAGGCTGTGTGGGCCCTCCGCCATGATGCAAGGGTCAAAGCATCCTCTACATCCTCTCTCCCAGGACCAACACTCTGGACAAAGGCATTGTTCTAACACAGACATCCTCCCCAACAATATGACATTTCACATGAAAGCCCAACACCATGAGCGGAGCGCTGCCATTGAAGATCTAAGGCTGAAGCCGAGGAATGCACCAAGCCCCACATTAACCAACCAGACATCCGGTAATCACCACAATGCGAGCCAAAATCATTTCACCAGCTACAAGCCTCTAAACAGCATTTTGAAAAATGCAGCCAGCCGAGATGTTTACCCTGATGAGCAGGATATTCATAAATCATGTGGTTCCAAGCCCCCTAATTGCTGGAATGCCTATGACAAAGAGAGCCAGGCTCACAAGATCCAAGTTAAAAATGACTCGAGTCCTCCCACAGTTGTGCAAGACCTTACAGTCACTAAATCCTATAATGAAGACACAAAccagggagggaaagagaagtCAGAGATGGGGTCCTCGGCTCTGCTAATGGTGAATTCCAACTCTCTGTTGCGCCTCACCAATGAGGAAGTGATGAAGCTGAAGAAAATCATCTCAAACTCATCGTGA
- the rtknb gene encoding rhotekin 2b: MNNQDEEVLKQIEREVRMREGASKLLAACSQRDQALEASKSLLTCNTRILALLSQLQRMRKAQILQRVGRRLSDDIVPCKGKVALSDLRIPLMWKDSEYFKNKGELHRCAVFCLLQCGTEIHDTDLVMVDRTLTDICFENAIILNDVGPEFQLRVELYSTCVVEDFSLGALGPRRVSILGGSLGCSSGKKIRAAFESSAVCGSICNGAVSGPGSVFPPLSPDLSARGPKYNLLAHTILKLENVQDGFKTHDLSLAATGEFLLFFSPLFFCFLEDSPFWLPLYGSMCCRLVAQPLCMIQPVTSGQLKMKLEEDLNCWENVYAVLRGQSLLCYQSQEDLESEDKPLLLIPIKKDSIVCVSERDPVGCQTIYITTQQEEDVTYTLTTHTPEDTQRWTEALWQHKYNMSQWKQCCEDFMKIEMPSSRKSITLKQGSLYHEIVTPNSPRVGVVAPDLSAEIRTLLSSYYKESY; this comes from the exons atgaacaacCAG GATGAGGAGGTGCTGAAGCAGATTGAGAGGGAGGTGCGAATGCGGGAGGGGGCCAGTAAACTGCTGGCAGCTTGCTCCCAAAGAGACCAGGCGCTTGAAGCCTCCAAGAGCCTGTTAACCTGCAATACCCGTATCCTGGCCTTGCTTAGTCAACTCCAGAGGATGAGGAAAGCTCAAATCTTACAAAGAGTGGGACGCAG GCTATCTGATGATATTGTACCATGTAAGGGAAAAGTAGCCCTTTCAG ACCTGCGGATTCCACTCATGTGGAAAGACTCAGAGTACTTCAAAAACAAAGGAG AGCTACATCGCTGTGCTGTGTTCTGCCTGCTTCAGTGTGGCACAGAGATCCACGACACTGATCTGGTGATGGTAGACAGGACTTTAACCGACATCTGCTTTGAAAACGCCATTATACT TAATGATGTAGGTCCAGAGTTTCAGCTTCGTGTGGAGCTGTACAGCACTTGCGTGGTTGAGGATTTCTCCTTGGGGGCTCTAGGACCCAGGAGAGTGAGCATCCTGGGGGGCTCTCTGGGATGCTCCTCGGGGAAAAAGATACGTGCTGCGTTCGAGTCTTCAGCTGTTTGTGGATCCATTTGCAACGGAGCAGTTTCAGGACCTGGAAGTGTGTTTCCTCCTTTATCACCTGACCTGTCTGCACG GGGGCCTAAATATAACCTGTTGGCTCACACAATACTGAAACTCGAGAATGTCCAGGATGGCTTTAAAACGCATGATTTGTCACTAGCAGCAACAGGTgagtttctcctcttcttctctcctc tcttcttttgttttctagAGGATAGTCCCTTCTGGTTGCCTCTGTATGGCAGTATGTGCTGTCGTTTAGTTGCTCAGCCTCTCTGCATGATTCAGCCAGTCACAAGTGGGCAACTCAAGATGAAG CTTGAAGAGGACCTTAATTGCTGGGAAAATGTCTATGCTGTCCTCAGGGGGCAAAGTCTTCTCTGCTATCAGAGTCAAGAAGACCTGGAGTCTGAGGACAAGCCGTTACTTCTAATCCCCATCAAAAAG gaTTCCATTGTCTGTGTGTCAGAAAGAGATCCTGTTGGATGCCAGACTATATACATCACTACACAACAAGAAGAGGATGTAACCTACACacttaccacacacacacctgaagaCACGCAGCGCTGGACCGAGGCTCTCTGGCAGCACAAATATAACATGA GCCAGTGGAAGCAGTGTTGTGAGGACTTCATGAAGATTGAAATGCCGAGCTCCAGGAAATCCATCACATTGAAGCAGGGATCGCTATACCATGAAATAG TTACACCCAACTCTCCCAGAGTAGGTGTCGTGGCCCCAGATTTGTCCGCTGAGATCCGCACGTTGCTCTCTTCCTACTACAAGGAAAG TTATTGA